The following coding sequences lie in one Frondihabitans peucedani genomic window:
- a CDS encoding MBL fold metallo-hydrolase: MPAHVAVTIDLVAPGIHFVEGPASNWVVLTGDGTASLIDAGYPGDIDLVRGSLRQVADGLPLSTIAVTHGHSDHTGGIRELLGDHPGARVVSSEAELPNIRRDVTHQVTAGAILPHLVKPRFARWLRHAIRAGGLTDVAVADPVGLADGQELDLSGHPVRVRVTPGHTPGHTVYELLDAGAVATGDALVTGHAVSTVRGPQSLHPMFHHDRPAALALFHELDREWSGRTLLPGHGPILRR; the protein is encoded by the coding sequence GTGCCCGCTCACGTCGCCGTCACGATCGATCTCGTCGCACCCGGCATCCACTTCGTCGAGGGGCCGGCCTCGAACTGGGTCGTCCTGACCGGCGACGGCACGGCCAGCCTGATCGACGCGGGGTACCCGGGCGACATCGATCTGGTGCGCGGCAGCCTCCGCCAGGTGGCCGACGGGCTCCCGCTCTCGACGATCGCCGTGACCCACGGGCACTCCGACCACACGGGCGGCATCCGCGAGCTCCTCGGCGACCACCCCGGAGCGCGGGTCGTGTCGTCGGAGGCCGAGCTCCCGAACATCCGCCGCGACGTCACACACCAGGTGACCGCGGGCGCGATCCTGCCGCATCTCGTCAAGCCCCGGTTCGCCCGCTGGCTGCGCCACGCCATCCGCGCCGGCGGGCTGACCGACGTCGCGGTCGCCGATCCGGTCGGGCTCGCCGACGGGCAGGAGCTCGACCTCAGCGGGCACCCGGTCCGGGTCCGAGTGACGCCGGGTCACACGCCGGGCCACACCGTCTACGAGCTCCTCGACGCCGGCGCTGTCGCGACCGGCGACGCTCTCGTGACCGGCCACGCGGTGTCGACGGTCCGGGGTCCGCAGTCGCTGCACCCGATGTTCCACCACGACAGGCCGGCCGCCCTGGCGCTCTTTCACGAGCTCGATCGGGAGTGGTCGGGGCGGACGCTCCTGCCCGGTCACGGGCCGATCCTGCGCCGGTAA
- a CDS encoding response regulator transcription factor: MSDSRGLVVIVEDEPAIVDVERIYLVDAGFTVHVSRDAETGLDSIRRLRPVAAIIDVGLPGMSGIDLCRTLRDADDWTPIVFVTARDSEVDRILGLELGADDYLTKPFSARELASRVKGLVRRSALAGRSSTLESGELRLDQRERRVTVGGAPVELTATEFDLLAHLLASPGQVFDRSQLLSAVWGVADYRGSRTVDVHIAQLRSKLGEAFRLRTVRGVGYALDGSPAGR; the protein is encoded by the coding sequence ATGAGCGACAGCCGCGGTCTCGTCGTCATCGTCGAGGACGAGCCGGCGATCGTCGATGTCGAGCGCATCTACCTGGTGGACGCGGGGTTCACTGTCCACGTCTCCCGAGACGCCGAGACGGGGCTCGACTCCATCCGACGCCTCCGACCGGTCGCCGCGATCATCGACGTCGGCCTTCCCGGGATGAGCGGCATCGACCTGTGCCGAACCCTGCGGGACGCCGACGACTGGACGCCGATCGTGTTCGTCACCGCTCGCGACTCGGAGGTCGACCGGATCCTGGGACTCGAGCTCGGCGCGGACGACTACCTGACCAAGCCCTTCTCCGCCCGCGAGCTCGCATCCCGCGTCAAGGGACTCGTCCGTCGAAGCGCCCTCGCCGGCCGGTCGTCGACGCTCGAGTCGGGCGAGCTGCGCCTGGACCAGCGCGAACGCCGGGTGACCGTCGGCGGCGCCCCGGTCGAGTTGACCGCGACCGAGTTCGACCTGCTTGCCCATCTGCTGGCGAGCCCCGGCCAGGTGTTCGACCGGAGCCAGCTGCTCTCCGCGGTCTGGGGCGTGGCCGACTACCGCGGCAGCCGCACCGTCGACGTGCACATCGCCCAGCTCCGGTCGAAGCTCGGCGAGGCATTCCGGCTCCGGACGGTGAGGGGCGTGGGCTACGCGCTCGACGGCTCTCCGGCAGGCCGCTGA
- a CDS encoding BLUF domain-containing protein encodes MLSLAYISTATDPMTDAELAELLVRSRAQNRRAHITGFLLYKAGRFFQFLEGPEESVRERMAVIGADPRHRNVAILLEDQPAKRQFPQWTMGFEPVDDSLVSSIPGFRETFKAPTDSTGTGVALRQLIGWFQLRAQETASV; translated from the coding sequence ATGCTTTCGCTGGCCTACATCAGCACCGCGACCGATCCGATGACCGACGCCGAACTGGCCGAGCTGCTCGTCCGCAGCCGTGCGCAGAACCGCCGGGCTCACATCACCGGGTTTCTCCTCTACAAGGCCGGGCGCTTCTTCCAGTTCCTCGAGGGTCCGGAGGAGTCGGTGCGGGAGCGCATGGCCGTCATCGGCGCCGACCCCAGGCACCGCAACGTCGCGATCCTGCTCGAGGACCAGCCCGCGAAGCGCCAGTTCCCCCAGTGGACGATGGGCTTCGAGCCCGTCGACGACTCCCTGGTGTCGTCCATCCCCGGATTCCGCGAGACGTTCAAGGCGCCGACCGACTCCACCGGCACAGGCGTCGCTCTCCGCCAGCTCATCGGCTGGTTCCAGCTCCGCGCCCAGGAGACGGCCTCGGTCTGA